One Gossypium hirsutum isolate 1008001.06 chromosome A11, Gossypium_hirsutum_v2.1, whole genome shotgun sequence genomic window carries:
- the LOC107887150 gene encoding protein DEHYDRATION-INDUCED 19 homolog 3-like isoform X1: MDADPWTLCLSSTARRYQSALQSRSDMFMGFEEMDGEDDVREEFPCPFCSEYFDIVGLCCHIDDEHPVEANNGVCPVCAMRVGVDMVAHITQQHGHIFKRKRRSRRSGSHSTLSLLRKELRDGNLQSLFGGSSCIAPSSNSAPDPLLSSFILPIVDDSVSVQSQLSSETNTAKKSSDVNKSESRNVQSPPLSVKDQEEKAKRCEFVKGLLLSTILDDVL; encoded by the exons ATGGATGCTGATCCATGGACTCTTTGTCTTTCTTCAACTGCTAGGAGATATCAATCAGCTCTTCAGTCACGATCTG ATATGTTTATGGGGTTTGAAGAAATGGATGGAGAAGACGATGTAAGAGAGGAGTTTCCATGCCCTTTTTGTTCAGAGTATTTCGATATCGTGGGCTTGTGCTGTCACATTGATGATGAACATCCTGTGGAGGCTAACAATGGG GTATGTCCTGTCTGTGCAATGAGGGTGGGAGTAGATATGGTTGCGCATATAACGCAACAACATGGACATATATTCAAG CGTAAGCGGAGATCACGTAGAAGTGGATCTCATTCAACGCTTTCTCTTCTGAGGAAAGAGCTGCGAGACGGAAACCTGCAGTCCCTCTTCGGCGGTTCTTCTTGTATAGCGCCCTCATCGAACTCTGCACCTGATCCGTTGCTGTCTTCGTTTATTTTGCCTATCGTTGATGATTCTGTTAGTGTCCAGTCTCAGTTATCTAGCGAAACCAACACAGCTAAGAAAAGTTCAGATGTGAATAAGTCAGAGAG CAGAAATGTGCAGTCACCTCCTCTTTCAGTCAAGGATCAGGAAGAGAAGGCAAAAAGATGTGAATTTGTTAAAGGGCTGCTGTTATCCACAATTCTTGATGATGTTTTATGA
- the LOC107887150 gene encoding protein DEHYDRATION-INDUCED 19 homolog 3-like, producing MDADPWTLCLSSTARRYQSALQSRSDMFMGFEEMDGEDDVREEFPCPFCSEYFDIVGLCCHIDDEHPVEANNGVCPVCAMRVGVDMVAHITQQHGHIFKRKRRSRRSGSHSTLSLLRKELRDGNLQSLFGGSSCIAPSSNSAPDPLLSSFILPIVDDSVSVQSQLSSETNTAKKSSDVNKSERNVQSPPLSVKDQEEKAKRCEFVKGLLLSTILDDVL from the exons ATGGATGCTGATCCATGGACTCTTTGTCTTTCTTCAACTGCTAGGAGATATCAATCAGCTCTTCAGTCACGATCTG ATATGTTTATGGGGTTTGAAGAAATGGATGGAGAAGACGATGTAAGAGAGGAGTTTCCATGCCCTTTTTGTTCAGAGTATTTCGATATCGTGGGCTTGTGCTGTCACATTGATGATGAACATCCTGTGGAGGCTAACAATGGG GTATGTCCTGTCTGTGCAATGAGGGTGGGAGTAGATATGGTTGCGCATATAACGCAACAACATGGACATATATTCAAG CGTAAGCGGAGATCACGTAGAAGTGGATCTCATTCAACGCTTTCTCTTCTGAGGAAAGAGCTGCGAGACGGAAACCTGCAGTCCCTCTTCGGCGGTTCTTCTTGTATAGCGCCCTCATCGAACTCTGCACCTGATCCGTTGCTGTCTTCGTTTATTTTGCCTATCGTTGATGATTCTGTTAGTGTCCAGTCTCAGTTATCTAGCGAAACCAACACAGCTAAGAAAAGTTCAGATGTGAATAAGTCAGAGAG AAATGTGCAGTCACCTCCTCTTTCAGTCAAGGATCAGGAAGAGAAGGCAAAAAGATGTGAATTTGTTAAAGGGCTGCTGTTATCCACAATTCTTGATGATGTTTTATGA